The sequence CTCTACTAATATTTTCTTTCCGAGGTCATTGAAGGTGAGGGATGCCAATTTGCTGAGCACATCTGCTTGCTTGTTCTGGATCCTTGGAATTTGGTTGATTCTGAAGCCGACAAACGCGTCAGCGAGAGAATGAACCAGAGCCAGGAATGATTGCATGGATTTGTCGTTGGCGTCAAAGGTACCGTTTATCTGATTGGCGACAAGCTGTGAATCCACGTAAGATTGAAGCTTTTTGATTCCCAGCTCTCGGGCTATGCGCATTCCTGCTAGCAGCGCTTCATACTCCGCGTCATTGTTTGTCACCTTGAAGTTAAATCGTAGCGCATATGTATGCTTTTCTTGATGCGGGCCGATGAGGATTAATCCCGCGCTGGCACCTTCAGAGCTTGTCGTGCCGTCGGTATAGAGCTCCCACAGTTCGAGTAGTGGCGCGGGAAGTTACTCAGGGTCGTCAATTACCGACATGTCGGTGGCCGTTTCGGCTAAATAGTCAGCCATCACTTGCCCCTTGATAGCGCTTCTAGCGCAGTATGAGATCTCATGTTCACCTAGCTCTATGGCCCATTTGGTCAGCCTTCCTGATATCTCAGGCTTGTAGAGTAACTTCCGAATAGGTTGATCAGTGAGTACCGTTATCGGATGCGCTTGGAAGTACCTGCGCAAGCGTCGAGCGGTGACGACAAGCGCGTACACAAGTTTTTCGATGGGGCGATAATTCAGTTCGCTTCTTGATAGTGCTTTGCTGACGAAGTAAATTACCATCTGGGTGCCCCCTCGTTCAGCAACTAAAACGGAACTAACAGCCTCCATATATACCGCAAGATAAAGTATCAGAGTTTCACCTGAAATCGGTGCTGTTAGCGTCTGGAGGTCTTTGAGGAGCGCCTTCATCTCCTGAAACTCCTTTTCTGCCTCGTCAGTCCACTTAAAATCCGACTTCTTAGCGCAGTCCTTCAGAGTGTTAAAAAATGGTAGTGATCTTTCAGCGTCCTTGGACAAGAATCACGTTAATGCGGCTAACTTCCCGTTGAGGCTTTGAAATTGCTTCTTTGTTTTAGGGGAGGGCATTTTTTCAATCGCCTCTATCTTCTTTGGGTTATCCTTGATTCCGAGCGGAGTCACAATGTGCCCCAAAAAgttcccttcttcttctccaaagctGCACTTGGCTGGCTTGAGCTTCATGTTGATGCTTCGTAGCATGTTAAACGTTTCAAGTATGTTGGCCAACAACTGTTCCTCGGTGTTGCTCTTAATGATGAGGTCGTTGACATACGCCTCAAGGTTGCACCCTATCTGCTTAGCGAATGTTGTATCGATAGTACGTTGATATGTAGCGCCCGCATTCTTCAATCCAAAGGGCATCTTGGTGTAACAGTAGATCCCTTGGTCTGTGTGGAACGCTATTTTCTCTTCATCTTCTTCCACCATTTGTATTTGATGATATCCTTTGTAGGCGTCTAGGAAGCACTTAAACCTAAAACCAGCAAGCGACTCTACCTTCCAGTCAATTTCTGGCAAAGGATAGTTATCTTTAGGGCAAGCTTTGTTGATGTCTTTGAAATCAATGCAAAGCCGCCATGTTCCATCCGACTTGGCTACCAGCACAGGATTGGCTACCCGTGTCTGATAGTTTACTTTGCGAAGTATGTTGGCTTTAACCAGCTTATCCACTTCTCTGCGCAGCCATTCACTTCTTTCTGGGGCCATTGGCCGCTTCTTTTGTTTGATTGGGGTCAAATTGATTCTGGCGCGGAGGTGATGCTGCGCTATCTCTCGTGGTACTCCAGTCATGTCAGCATCGCGCCAACAAAACACATCGGAGTTAGCGATGAGGATATTCCTCAGCTTTTCCTTAGTCTCCCGTGTGAGGCTTCCCCCTATTTTTACCTTCTGTTCAGGATACTCGGGATTGACTATAACCCACCATTCATTCGCGCCTTTTTCTTCGGGAGTAGCGCTACCCTTATCATTAACGAATGCGCATAAAGTGTCCAGTGGCATTGACTCAAGTGAGACAACTCCTTGATCCGTCAGGAATCGGACCATCCCATGAATTGTGGATGGTATAGCGCCAAATTTCTGAATGGAAGTCCTTCCCAGTATAGCGATGTACCTAGAGTATGAGCGTACAATGCAGAACTCTATGCTCTCGGTGCACCTCTTTGATTTATCCCTGATGTCTCTAAACTCTAGCTTTAAATCCAAGATTCCGATGGGCCATGCTGACTCTCCGGAGAATCCGGACAAGGCCGTAGTCGGAGGTTTAATAGTTCGCCTCACTATTATGGGTAGCTGTCGGAAGCAATGCTCGTACATGATATCTACACTACTGCCGTTGTCTATGTGAAGGCGCTTGACACCGTGCCCTGACTCTGGCATGTATCCCTGCACTACAATTGGTGCGCAGGAAGTGTTGAATGCCTGTATGGCGGGAAATGATATCTCCTTTGTCGTTGAGCCTCCGGTGGTGCTGGCTTTGTGCTTTGTTCCTTGCTGCAGTAGGCAGTTGGCCATTGAATGAACTTATTTTTTCGCGACAGGTGCCTGTATAGAAAAAATAAATGAGAAGTGGACATATagaaaaaagatcaaatcaaaaccttttaacttgtatgtcctatggatggcgccaaatgatcaagcatagaataatcgggtcgggttcggtccatgcttgacatcgataagggggatttaagggtcaattgagtttaactctccggtccggagtaccgtgaataaccccttgcgaggtgatgatctcaacaggggtggttaaacgttAGACCCACCATCAGCGGGTAGTCCGGTCCTTGATGGCTCGCGCAATAGGATAGGATTTATGTTCGAGgcacgttacctgtatatcaaggatTTCTAGTGAAGTGCTATAAGTCCAGTAGCGTGGCTAATAGTGGCGCTGTATAGACAGCGCGACTGATCCGTACGAATACACtaaaaatagtatgtgtgtaaTTTTCCGAAAAGAACCAGCCCCCTGccttgtgattcgagtccgttatttatagctacagtgTTGTTCGTTCATTGGATCCACGTGTTCTACGTTACTTTTTTGCCTGTACTGCCTGGTAACCTCATGGAGGGGACCAGGGAATAGTACTACTACCTTTTTACCTGCCTGTCGGCCTTTCGTACAGAGGCCGTGACAAGTACAGGACACGTCACCTTCTTCCCGCGTGCCATCATCTAGTTAGCGCACATAGCGCACTTTTACTTGCGCCGAGAGTGCAGAAGCGTGGAGGGTATGCGCACGGTGTAAGTGTGATGCGCAACACGAGCcattcgggtatgcgtatcattagatcactttcatgaaccaagggatcagtctgctggaagtctgataaatatcccgaaggattgtcatgttgactcgtttccatgggacgcggcagatctccctcatcaagataagccggacctcaaggccctgttgtacgttgaggcacaggaggatttccagccgatacgcagggtaccttttcaagacttttcagcTCCCCTTCAGCCGTCCTGGACTTCAATGAtagagtttcctcaatcgattgagtcaacgcagactttactgcagaggaagactttacttccttagataccgaagcatcttgctgtgtaggatttattattaagttctgtttagattggatgggcttattggtctttttaccatccgtacgtttagctctcttgcctaccgaagcttgcgcttcatttagtgtagggcttactgttattattggatgtgatacggagatgggtgagggtgacctaatcagctctaggtcttggtccgtatcaccaatggttggagtaactattTGGCGGACGATTTCATGactcgtcctaatctatccggacgaatacattacaattggttacatcgcgaggtacttgacctctatatgatacattttacaaatattgcattcgtttttaaaagacaaactttcattacaacgaaagttgacggcatgcatatgatttcctaatatatccaactataattgacttagtaataatcttgatgaacttaatgactcgaatgcaacgtcttttgaaatatgtcatgaatgactccgagtaatatctctaacatgagcaaatgcacagcgaaagatttctttcatacgatacaatattttgtagtaaaaatattcatagatactgaacaatgtagggttggcctcggattcaagaaccttaaaaatagcttcctaaaaagatgtcgcagctcgggctcgaacccgagacctctcggttaaacaccaACATCCCTAACCATTCCACTGTTTCGAATTTTCTCTAATAATAAGGATCTAAATCCTTTTAACCCATTTTAACCGTCTCATTTTCTAAATTaaaacttcatcatcatctataatcTATACTATCATCTTATATctattatcatcatcaacatcatgtaTCATtcatatcatcatcgtcatcgtacGTATCATCATCACAATTTAACATCATCTTCATGATCATGATCATCGTGCATCGTTGACATAACCATAATCATCTCtcgattattatcatcataatgatACACCGTATAACATCATCACGTTCTTATCATCATCTCCACAtagcatcatcatcaacatcattatccttaatcatttattattgttatttagtcATTATTATTGTCATATTATAAcatcaacaacatcatcacacccgTTTACCATTATGATATCATCGATGAAATACATATCATCATaacttcaacatcatcatcatcttcttcatcattctaaCACCCATCGTGATCATCATCGTTTAATCACTACAGAAGGTTGAAGCAGCAACAGTAACGAGAGTCCACGAACCATTAAATTCCCATTTGAAGTTTTTGAGGCCCATTTAAGAACATGTAAGTTTAAATTGAAGCCCATTAACTAAAAATCCAATTGGTCTGAATCCATTACCGTAAGGCTGTATGATTCCTTGTAAAATCGAGTATGACCCCCTTTTAATCAATATGATTGTATGTGGAGCTGTGCATGTGGGTCCTTAAGTTATTACAATAATTACGAATGGCCTAAAATAATGGTAATTGGAATCGAGATAAAGCAAGAGGTCTACTTTATGCTTTATCTCTTTTTGTTTCTTCTCATGTGTTTTCACGTACAGTGATCATCGAAATCTTGAAAACATATAAATCCAAAAGCAACAAGAAACTAAAGTAAGTGAAGGACTTGGGTTGGAATAGAAACGAGAATATTTGCAACAACAGGATCTTAGCAGCAGCGAGCAGAAATGGGTTGCAGTGAGTGCTGATTTTGTGGGTTGCAAACACAGAAACAAGCATACAATAGCATGTGTAGCAGTCGTTATCAATGGTTGTTGTGGTGATtcgaaacaacaacaaaaaataacACAACCACAGTAGTATAGTAGTAAATATTATGCAGGTGTTTTGGGTGGTATTCGATGGAGTTGTTGATGAAAACATAAAACACAAATAACAGTTTGCAATATCTATTGTTTATTTTTAATGGTGACGGGTTGGTTGTTATGGACATAGTCGATGATGATTTATGGGTCGATAGTATTAATGTTTAAATGGGTTTCCATAAAATGATGAGGGTGGTGGTCTAGTGGAGGAGATGATGATCGAAGTGGTGTTTGTCATGGTTGAATCAAAACAGGAAAGAAAAGGCATAATGGCAGCTTGAATGGTTTTCAATTGGTGGTGTTTTAATGAGGGTGCTAACGAAAACAGAAATGGGAATAGAAGACATGTTGTAGCAGCTATTTATGTTTGACATGGGTTTGTAGTTGCAACCAAAGCTCGAAAAGTATTAATAAATAACAACAGGTGTCCGGCTTGGGTGGTTTTTGAACGAATAGAAAGAGAACAAAGATGGTGAGGTGATCGGGTTTTATAGATATCAAGGTGGTTATTTGCTGTGTTGTATGTGTCTaaggatggatatatatatatatatatatatatatatatatatatatatatatatatatatatatatatatatatatatatatatatcacaagttGTGAAGAAAATCATAAAGTGAATACAGTATCTTCAATCACAAAAGTCTTGATTAAAGTTTCGGTTAAATGTCCACTCAAatgaaaatacaaatatataatagtaatattaataatatataataataattataataaataaaaacgTGTACAACAAACAGTGCGACCTCTCAATTCtatcgacagttttcacggactgtgtatcgtgcgaaatcagtggcggataaaggtgttcagaaaaatcccatatttttaaattaactatatttatttattttggtcattatggtataaaattctgtagcgacccgacaaaatcgtcattgacggcgccgctaacttaggtcccgttacgtggtcgtagtccctatatgagactcgtttgaccaaaattatgtcgcgtccttttgaaacgtatcatgcttgcaaagtttagtttacaaaaccgttcgacaacaatttcaagtttgcaaaagtataaattataaatgagataacttgcgatataattagtttaaaatcacggttgctataaatagcgtaagtatgtaaacgatatgtttgaatccaaaggtgctatcactagcgtatgtatgtatgtatgcttgaccccaagcaagaaatcagagtgtatgcatgtatgcttaactccaagcaagtatgagtgtacgcggaagcatgtatcaaatacccaagtatgaacctgagaaacatatagaaaactgtcaatgaaaaacgttggtgaaatcataggtgttttagtaaacgttgtatttgaaccacaagatttagtataagatgattatcaaaatcatttgcattccaaagttgttgtttgtatcccgggcacccaattatcaaacttaactgttttgcaccctttacgtagtgttagaacatacactagacccgaaaatatatttcatccgctaacggtagcgaaccgtccgaatgaggctcgtcaagcccatgtgatcacataatataagtacacgtttacaccctgcaagtgtaactaatgataattgaattgaggctttttgttcaaacccgtacgtggaatgttcgttttcgtacttgtgttcaagtgtaaaagtatgatacgtatatgtttctcatcccatagtttaaagcataaaagttgttgaaagatgggactatgatctcaccttgagtgcacgtatgaaaagtacttcacaaagtaacgtgtgcaaaggatagtgctagtcttgacctaaaccaataggtcgtatcaataacggtaaacacgataggtcaaagatgtttaattagtcctatcgctcgttacgactcgattatgtagcatgtgaatcaaattgtcaagtttcatgcaagatacaagtacagaaacaagttaggaaggttgcataatcatttggttaagtttgacaaaaagtcaaactttggtcggtcaaagtcaacgaaagtcaacacgttcgggtcgggtcccgaactatttttctgaggtttttattcatatataagcatgttagaacaagtctcatgtgaatcggaggtccatagtgtgccaaacatttttcgtattttgaccaaagaggtcagaaactggacacggcttaggccgcgccgcgacaatacacgggaactggtacctggttagtctcaaatgtccaagtctcaattccaaacactttcaagcataactcgcaaaccgctaatacttagaactcgtatcttatatcgttagaaaggtaatttgacaaagaacacaactaaatacatttcaccaaccaaaaatgttatttgtaacaatcggcttcccaaagtaaatgatcaattaatgcacacatttaatacacaaatttgataagtgcacatttatgattcgggcatttaatgcatacatataacatgccgttttgtaggtaatcgagcatacaatacaactaactacttactaactacaattcatgtcattcaatgcatcaaatattcatttcaagcttatcaaaccctaacccgaattcaccaaaatcactaatcaagtttatggagttttctcaagcaacctacacatcaatttgaagctagtgatactaggaacacatttaatacatgcatttataacatttaacaacattcaaacaaccaaatcaccaaatcaaacacaccaaagttcatactcaagctagttacttcaaataatgaaatcgagcatataaatcatatattcatgttagacttgagccatagacactaattaacaactttataagttcaaaaaatatcaagaacacaaaatctagtgattttagaaagttacccaaacttgatgaagtcggtatggaatcgaagaggaagttgcaaggatttcaaatatgtaatttgttttgcaagacacccgctagcttggatttagatgatgattccttgtttgagaaattgagagaaaatatggaagtagaagaagaaaaggaaaaatgaaaaagaaaagatgggggtgggggttgactagtcaaaggctagtcacctctttggcattttggcgaaactagtccctcaagttcggttgcgggtgcgtgaattacctagacgagatatttttaaaacacgtattaacggaagatgttataaacatataacgggatttaaatagttaaacggaaaagtaaacggaaaaaggcgggatgttacattacctactccttaaaagaaatttcgtcccgaaatttagttgaaagtagtagttgttgtttcttcttcgaaaccttgcgttgcaaattctacgaataagtgagggtacttccttgggcatttcaacgaactttgacagtcgggatttttttacattggtttaaagtttggtttcacgatttacagtttcaaccggtcctccaaggaagtgaagtttatcgttgatagtaagttcgtcgaagaggataacaagttcttgtttcgcaagacacgcctttatgtttgatacacagaatgtagggtgaacggaatttgtttgattcggaagttcgaaacggtaagcaacgggtacaaaatgccccaagattttaaaaggatcaaaatatcgcgaatttagctttctatgttttcgacacggattacaccttttcaaggcgcgacttttaacgttacgcggtttcccacatggaattcgaaaggtttacgtctaacattggcatagctcctttggcgactacgggccgtctcgagcctttctcggattggaacgattttaacggttactccatgaatgagtccaggTTTGGTGActcgattatcatttacttggttctacaaaaggagaatgacgtttccggtcatataagatttcaaaaggtgtgacgttaagacttgaatgataaccatcgttgtaagagaatttggttaaaggcaaaaacttttctcaagtaaatttgaagttgataacgcaaactcgtattatggttttcaaggtttgaatcatgtgtttgcttggtccgtcggtttgtggatgatacgcgatactcatgtttaaacgtggtcccgaagctttttgtaaggcactctgaaatctagaagtgaaatgagaatctcgatccgaaacgaggtacatttctttaaggtatatttgaaaaagtttgttaggacttgaaaacgtttgttggaacaagtttctgtttctcaagaattttgcgccgcgaagatttatcggtttctaaaaacgttcgttaggactattcaccctcgaggcgaatactagtataacgtgaggagtctctccctccattgagaatttagaataaagatttccttatacgaaagtgcgagtgtaaggcgagagaggtttccccctcgatgtgagcataccaagcattttgtagttcgtcgataaaattgtgcgaaaacgagatagtatacacgtatagcatatggttgaagtcgaaggaatttttcattcattcggaagcataagtatggtttgataataatcgacgatgtgtcccgggtatggttgttatcagtattctcggagttgtcggatgttcaaacaagaaaaatgaagtcatgtacatggcacatggtggggattaggttgatcgagtctaatcaccatcacgtgtcactagaactttggtgtgaattaccgtaatataaccacgttgatcgagtgtcgttatattacgctaactcatacctccattcccacatcactccatagattcgagttcgtgtaaccgtgaagatctaaaatgaacaaagtgcaacggcatctctaacgtgactcgtattgaatcgaaagaatttgtgcaactctaaagaagcgttccccgagggaagtgtataaatgattgtacacgtcaatgcggttcaagtcaaacaataatgtctttaggcgcgaaaagagcaacgaatcatgataacgagtagtacgcaatcgtagtgataagtagtgacgacgatactcacctagagtagtgatggcagtaacaagaagtggtagatagtaaggtacaccggtgtgacaccgatagtaactcgaaacggtggcgaataacaatctgggagacagagttcccgaacaagtgtgactaatgaagtcgtcgtcatccttacgggtatgaatcctgaatttacgcgtgttaccagaaagttgcagaatacgagttcgtatgatgaaaacttggtaccattaagaagtttgcctaagaatgattcaagtataatgcacaagtagtcaagtaagtgctatctatagcaaatgtatgtcagaatgcaatggctaactatccggttgtagtctagattcactaatgcgtcctaacgactctgtcagacacactaatgcacatcctagatccctacaaccaacgctctgataccatctgtagcgacccgacaaaatcgtcattgacggcgccgctaacttaggtcccgttacgtggtcgtagtccctatatgagactcgtttgaccaaaattatgtcgcgtccttttgaaacgtatcatgcttgcaaagtttagtttacaaaaccgttcgacaacaatttcaagtttgcaaaagtataaattataaatgagataacttgcgacataattagtttaaaatcacggttgctataaatagcgtaagtatgtaaacgatatgtttgaatccaaaggtgctatcactagcgtatgtatgtatgtatgcttgaccccaagcaagaaatcagagtgtatgcatgtatgcttaactccaagcaagtatgagtgtacgcggaagcat comes from Rutidosis leptorrhynchoides isolate AG116_Rl617_1_P2 chromosome 4, CSIRO_AGI_Rlap_v1, whole genome shotgun sequence and encodes:
- the LOC139842933 gene encoding uncharacterized protein, yielding MRIARELGIKKLQSYVDSQLVANQINGTFDANDKSMQSFLALVHSLADAFVGFRINQIPRIQNKQADVLSKLASLTFNDLGKKILVEQIFTKSTEPETTIASVEEEEATWMTYIIEFLRTGSLPEGEKEAMKIRVKAPNYEL